The genomic segment attaatTTTCATAGTGTTAgattatataagaatatggAATATAAtccaatttatatattatgaatctAATATAAGTTGATTATAGATctataaaaagaatttgaATActccaatttttttttttttttatatataaatacatattacaatttttttttttttttatatataaatacatattacaattttttttttttttatatataaatacatattacaattttttttttttttttttttttttttaatgctacagaatgaattttttttctattttcataatccttaatttttttatgctCAGTTTAACTTCAAGTTTGGGAAATGGATTTTTACGTaagatgaaataaaaaaggaataatattaaggatgtaatatttattcaCATATTTCCATCATtctacaatatatatatatatatatatatatatatatatagaccTTCATATCAGTTTAgctcttttaatatatatctttttatttatttattattattattattattattattattttttttatttatagaatTAGATTCTTCCATAACATTTAGTAATGATTTCTGTAAAGGAATGAACTTACATTTTCTTATTAGTGCTGAAGAAATTGATAGTAAATTCTTTTTAAACAAAATGCTACTATTAATTTTAGGAGGTTCATCTTATATGAGATACAGTAAAGAGAATTATTTTTCTGTTTCTATATATGATAAGAAGctagtatataaaaatataaaaaaaattgaaaacaTACAAGGGGCATCTTATTATGAACAACTGCAATCAGCctttaaaaaacatataaaaccTAGTGCTAGGAGAACCAATTTATATGAATCcttaaaagaatattatgaaaaatatataataggaaataaaaatataaaaaaatcaaaaaatattatcattattgtaaaaaaatttacatcaGATGATTTATCTGAATATcatgaaaatttaaataggtatattaaagaaattaGAAGTAAAGATGttggtatatattttttttctgatGATAGTATCTATTCTAAAAACATAATACTTAATATTTCAGAAAGTGGATATAATATGGAGGTACAGTATCCCATAGCTCACTTTGTAAGTGAATCATATCGTGCTAATGATCTTTTTGGTGTTAAAAAATTCTGTTATCAATTATTACATGGTGCAACTTGTAAGAGTTATAATGAGTGGTCAGAATGGTCAGGTCCATGTGAATTTGAAAGAAGACAAAGAATAATTCCTCTTAAAATAACAAACATTGAGTCTACTAATTTTCGTTCCCATTATGATCCTTCATGTAGGAATGTTTTTGATTATAGCATGTCAATAAAAGAAGATTTTCGTGTAAATTGTAAGAATTCTATATACGAATGTAGGGGTATATGTGACAAAGGGTATAAATTCAAGCCTTATGCGAAATCTAACGAAATTGTGGAATCATATGAAGAATGCAATGATTTACCTCCATGTACAAGGGATCAAAGAAAAAATGGAGATCATACTTTATACGCAGATGTTATTCtaaattctttattatcaGAATCTTCTATTCAACAAATTAGAGATCGTGATGATCGTGCACTTATCGAAAAAGATATGCCGGGTGATACAGAAGAAATGTCAAATGAACGTCGAATAAAGGATATGCACCTTTTCcttgataataaaatgaagtaCATGATAGATAAACAACATAAACTCATCGAACAGTTACAAAAAGATATTCAAGatagaaaaaacaaaaaagatgGAATCATAgaggacaaaaaaaaagaagtagaagagaaaaaagaacaggtagaagaaaaaaaagaagaaatggaagagaaaaaagaacaggtagaagaaaaagaaaatcagGAGCAAAAAGAGAATACGAATTTACAAGAGACCAAAACAATCAACGAATCACCTATAAtagatatgaaaaataatgaaaatacatTACAGCATACACAGAAAGAAGAGGAAATAAAAAGGACGAGAAAACCTATTGATAATTTTGAAAATGATGGAACTAATAAGTTACATGTAATTAATACAGGTAATACAAATACACAAAGTAGTCCAAAGGATTTAGATGGTGATCATTATCCGAATAAAcaaaatgttttaaataatgaGCTTAATAAATTAGAAgatcaaaatgaaaaagataatgCAAATGTTTTTTCAATTCCAATTAACGgagagaatataaaaaagaaagatataTACGAACATCCCAAAGGAGTAGAAAGTGCAGAAGATGttcatattatacataatccCACAGATCAATCTATAGAAAatggaaataatataataaacatgaATAATAAATCTGGTAGCGAAAATTCCTCTAAGAATATGAATTCAGAAACACACAATATAAGTGATCCTTTTAATCTTAaacatttgaaaaaaaataatgatcatGATGGTAGTTCCGAAGCTAATGGGAATACATCttcatataatgataaaaaggaAGACGTTGAAATAAATTTAGAACGAAAGGTTGTGGAACAAACGAATGAACACAAAGAAACAGGCCAGTCCGATTTGAATCATGAGAAAAAAGAAGagagtatatatataaataaagaaaataaagaaggGGATATAATTAGGAATAATGGTGAGAATGTTGAAATACATCTAGgaaataatagaaaaaaaattgtcgatctaaaaaaagaagacatcgaaaaaaatgttaatgtAAAACATTTAAGCGTAGATGATTATGGATATGAATTGGAAGGTAAAAGAATTATAGGAGCAaacaaaaatgaagataaagaaatagaaaataagAATGCAGAGGGTAAAAAAATTGTAGATAAAGAAATAGAAAATGAATTTGTAGGAGGTAAACAAAGTGGTACTAAAGAAATAGAAAATGAACTTATAGGAGGAAAACAAATTGAAGATAAGAAAATTAGTGGTGAACAAAACCAAGGTGAGTATGTTAAAGGTGAAAAAGATAATGGAGTGCATGTTAAGGTTCAACATATAGATGGTCAACATATTGAGGATCATGATAATGAAGACCACCATATAAAAGATCATCAAACTGGTGGTAAGCAAGGAACAGATgagaaaaatgaatataataacacaCAAGACTCAAGCCTAACATATGGAAAAGATAAGGATGAAGAATTTACAACTGAAAGctcaaatataaattatacgCCATATATAGAAAAGAACAATCTTTCATTGAAAactgataaaatatatgaaccaCATGTAGTGGAggaaataaatgaagaagataaGTTATCAAAAGAAAAGACCGAAAGATTTTCAAATAATCAAGAAATTATAAGAAAGTATGAGCAAgaaaatcataaaataaatgaacatgAGGAAGAAGAACctgataaaattaaatataaaaatctgAATATAGAACCACAGGTTGGCCATAAAATACGTGAGAAAAATATAGATGATGATGtagagaaaaagaaatatgaatTTACAAATACAGAAGAAACTTATAAGAATAATGAGAAGAATCATAATTTGATTGGGAAAAATGAAGTATCAGATGAAACtatgaatgaatatattatatcccCTAAATCagaaattataaatgaaCAAGAAAATACTCCTCAATATGAAGAAGTcttatcaaaaaatattaataatgataaagataACGGAAAACGAATAAACAATAACGATCAATTAGAGTCTCCTATATTatcaaatgaaaagaaaaccGATGATATCCATATTATAgaggaaaaggaaaaaatagataaacctattcataataatgatcTTGAAAATCAAAACcatgaaaaaaaacatatacagGATGACAAACTAGAAGAATATTCAACCTTACCTAATTCTaaggaaatgaaaaatatatcaggtgataatatagaaaataatttattatctaacaaaaaggaagaaaatcACAAAATAATTCATGAAAATATAGAAGAAGATACTACATCAAaggataatgaaaaaaatatgcaaaattatattatccaTGATGACCTGGGGAAGAAAGATATATCTAGGGAAAATACTGGAGAAGATATTAGtccaaataaatatttaaaaaataaagaaaattatggTATATTAGATGATaaaggaaaaattaaaatatacgaagaaaataatgaagaatatgTTACTGATGTTGGAAGTGGGGAGAACAAAGTATCTGAGGGAAATAGTAACGATAATATTATGCCAGAAGAATATGGGAAAAATAAGAATTCTCAAGAAAATAGTGAAGATAACATTATGACAgagaaaaatggaaaaaataaatcttcTGAAGAAAATACTGACGATAATATTATGACAGAGAAAAATGGAAAAGATAAATCTTCTGAAGAAAATGCTAACGATAATATTATGACAgagaaaaatggaaaaaataaatcatctCAGGGAAATATTGACGATAACATTATGACAGAAAAAAATGGGAAAAATAACAATTCTCAGGAAAATAGTGACGATAACATTATGACAGAAGAATATGAGAAAAATAAGAATTCTCAAGAAAATACTGACGATAACATTATGACAgagaaaaatggaaaaaataaatcttcTGAAGAAAATACTGACGATAATATTATGACAGAGAAAAATGGAAAAGATAAATCTTCTGAAGAAAATGCTAACGATAATGTTATGACAgagaaaaatggaaaaaataaatcttcTGAAGAAAATGCTGACGATAATATTATGACAgagaaaaatggaaaaaataaatcttcTGAAGAAAATGCTGACGATAATATTATACGAGAAGAAAATgggaaaaataaatcatcTCAGGAAAATAGTGACGATAACATTATGACAGAAGAATATGGGGAAAATAAGAATTCCCATGAAAATAGTGAAGATAACATTATGACAGAAGAATATGGGAAAAATAAATCACCTCAGGAAAATATTGACGATAATATTATACCAGAAAAAAAtggggaaaataaaaattctcAACAAAATAGTGACCATAACATTATGACAGAAAAAAAtggggaaaataaaaattctcAACAAAATAGTGACCATAACATTATGACAGAAGAATATGAGAAAAATAAGAATTCTCAAGAAAATACTGACGATAACATTATGACAGAAGGATATGGGAAAAATAAGAATTCTGAAAAAAACAAGGAAGAAGATATAGCATCATATGAGATAGATAAAAATAGAATATCTCATGAAAATGATCAAGAACATTTTACTCCTTATGAAAGTAGAATAAACAAAGAATTTCATACAAATGTtgattataatattgtatcaggtgataatgaagaaaaaggtATATCTGTGAAAAATATTAGCGAAGATATTATTCCAGatggaaaaggaaaaaatatacaagatGATATAATCCTAGAAGAAAAtggggaaaataaaaattttgagGAAAATATTGAAGAAGATAAAATATCAGATAAGACCCAGAAAAGTAAAATATCTCATGAAAATGCTGAAGGACATTTTACTCCATATGAAagtggaaaaaataaaatatctgATGAAAATGATGTAGAATACAACATTTCAGatattaatacaaataaagatCAAGAAGAAGTTGAAAGTAAACGTATATTTGAAACAAATGATAATATCAACAAACATATATCATcaagtgataataataaaattaacaaaatgaaacaaaataacatattaataaatgaatcacaagataaaaatattgatgtACATAATAAATTAGATAAAATTCTTAAAAACGAACATGTAACATCTGATGAATCTTTAGAAAAAATTAAGGAAGAAAATGGAAATACacgaaaaaataaaggatCAATTAACAATGAGGAGAAGATCGAAGAAGAGaaagaaaatgtaaaaaatgatgaaactATAATTGGAAAGAAGGAAGAAAATACAGAATCGGATGATTTGAAAATACAAAAGATAtctaatgaaaatattaacaaaaacATACTATACActgataattataacaagGATAAGTCATATAATGCACAAGGGGGAACCCATGGAGAAAATGATGAAACAACTAATGGAActaatatatcaaatgatGGATTGGATAAAAATGTTAAGATAGATCAGTATATTTCAAAAGGAGAAAATATTCTTCAGGAAAATAAGGAAGATATAATACCAAGTGTAACAATTAATAATAGTTTAGGtgataaatatgtaaaagaaaatttatcACCAGaggatataaaaaagatgGAAGTAgctcataaaaatattcaaaatattacatCTGAAGATGAATTGGgaacacaaaaaaaagataatgaacgaaataaagaagataaaTCACCAAATGGTGTTGAAGAAAATCAtcaagaaaatgataaaattataGGGGAAGTAAACTTATCAAATATGAATATGAACGAAAGTAATATAGGAAATAGTGACACGATAAATCAACATTTACTTAatgaaggaaaaaatatacatcaTAAAGGCAATGTCAATAGTGAGACTAATGAAATGACGAATAATAGTGGaacacaaaatattatatcaaatGAACAATtcgaaaaaaatataattagaggagatgatataaaagataaaatgaatgaaaaTGTTAAAATAGAAGATGAAACAggaaacaatataaaaattaacaaatataatgataatgctaaaatattaaatgaattaattattaaaaatcaAGGAACTCAGGATAGTGATGCAGATGATATATCAACAAACGGTAGTGATAAAATGGAtcaaatagaaaataaaaatgaaaatatacataaaataaataatgtaaatgtcgaaaaagataaaatatcaAATGACAAGGAAGACAATATTGTACCCCCTGAACATAAAGAGCATGATATTATAtcagataataaaaaaaaagaatttgatAATGTACTGGAAATACCAATTAAAggacataatatattagatgATAAAGAGACAATAACTGAACAAGTTGAAGAAAAAAGTATAGGACAAGATAAAAGTATGgagaataataatgtatcTACTAATGATGGGAAAGATATTCATATACAAGAGGAAGatataaaaggaaatataattaataatgttAATGACAAACATAGtgaatcaaaaaaaaataacttaCATATTGATGAACCAAATAAATATGTTGAGGAAAAAGAAATCAAAAAGCATGAAATAGCAGATCATGATATTAAGAAAGAATTTAAGGAAATACAAGAAAATGAttctaataaaaatgaaccaTCAAACGAAAATATTTTAGTAGATGTAAATGCAcaagatgataaaaatatatctaaatTAACTAATGATTTGCATGATCAGGAAAAAGGAACAAATAATGATTCAGTTGTAGAACATAATGTATCAGATAAAACAATAGGTAaacataaatttaaaaatgaaaaaattggAGATATCGAATCATTTGAAACAAATATTAATgagaataatgaaaaaattgtCGATTCAATAAATGGAAATGGTATTAGACAAAAAATTGTAcagaatgaaaataaaaataatttgaataatcaagataataaagaatataatgaaCATATTACCATaccaaatgaaaaaatacaaGAAAGTGGATATATCAATTACAAGAAGGAGAATGAAAAGGATGTACAAAATCAATTTAACGGAAATGAACAAATAAGTTCCAATGTATCACAAACGGAAGgagaaagaaaagaaaattatataatagatGGAGAAAATCATAATTCTACAgaccaaataaataatataaaaatggaagGTGATATAAGTAGTAATGAGGAACATAAAAAGATCAATTCAAAttttaatgatgaaaaagaaataaaaaataatactagAGAAATACCGATAATGGAACATAATTTCAATACAAATATGGATAGTgttaatgatgataaaataaaagaggaAATgtcacatataaaaaatatggaatatGTAGTAGATAGTTTTGATAAAATAGATAATGCACCcaatgaacaaaatataattgaTCATAATGGAAAACATTCT from the Plasmodium falciparum 3D7 genome assembly, chromosome: 14 genome contains:
- a CDS encoding TRAP-like protein; translation: MNFFSIFIILNFFMLSLTSSLGNGFLHSSITFSNDFCKGMNLHFLISAEEIDSKFFLNKMLLLILGGSSYMRYSKENYFSVSIYDKKLVYKNIKKIENIQGASYYEQLQSAFKKHIKPSARRTNLYESLKEYYEKYIIGNKNIKKSKNIIIIVKKFTSDDLSEYHENLNRYIKEIRSKDVGIYFFSDDSIYSKNIILNISESGYNMEVQYPIAHFVSESYRANDLFGVKKFCYQLLHGATCKSYNEWSEWSGPCEFERRQRIIPLKITNIESTNFRSHYDPSCRNVFDYSMSIKEDFRVNCKNSIYECRGICDKGYKFKPYAKSNEIVESYEECNDLPPCTRDQRKNGDHTLYADVILNSLLSESSIQQIRDRDDRALIEKDMPGDTEEMSNERRIKDMHLFLDNKMKYMIDKQHKLIEQLQKDIQDRKNKKDGIIEDKKKEVEEKKEQVEEKKEEMEEKKEQVEEKENQEQKENTNLQETKTINESPIIDMKNNENTLQHTQKEEEIKRTRKPIDNFENDGTNKLHVINTGNTNTQSSPKDLDGDHYPNKQNVLNNELNKLEDQNEKDNANVFSIPINGENIKKKDIYEHPKGVESAEDVHIIHNPTDQSIENGNNIINMNNKSGSENSSKNMNSETHNISDPFNLKHLKKNNDHDGSSEANGNTSSYNDKKEDVEINLERKVVEQTNEHKETGQSDLNHEKKEESIYINKENKEGDIIRNNGENVEIHLGNNRKKIVDLKKEDIEKNVNVKHLSVDDYGYELEGKRIIGANKNEDKEIENKNAEGKKIVDKEIENEFVGGKQSGTKEIENELIGGKQIEDKKISGEQNQGEYVKGEKDNGVHVKVQHIDGQHIEDHDNEDHHIKDHQTGGKQGTDEKNEYNNTQDSSLTYGKDKDEEFTTESSNINYTPYIEKNNLSLKTDKIYEPHVVEEINEEDKLSKEKTERFSNNQEIIRKYEQENHKINEHEEEEPDKIKYKNLNIEPQVGHKIREKNIDDDVEKKKYEFTNTEETYKNNEKNHNLIGKNEVSDETMNEYIISPKSEIINEQENTPQYEEVLSKNINNDKDNGKRINNNDQLESPILSNEKKTDDIHIIEEKEKIDKPIHNNDLENQNHEKKHIQDDKLEEYSTLPNSKEMKNISGDNIENNLLSNKKEENHKIIHENIEEDTTSKDNEKNMQNYIIHDDLGKKDISRENTGEDISPNKYLKNKENYGILDDKGKIKIYEENNEEYVTDVGSGENKVSEGNSNDNIMPEEYGKNKNSQENSEDNIMTEKNGKNKSSEENTDDNIMTEKNGKDKSSEENANDNIMTEKNGKNKSSQGNIDDNIMTEKNGKNNNSQENSDDNIMTEEYEKNKNSQENTDDNIMTEKNGKNKSSEENTDDNIMTEKNGKDKSSEENANDNVMTEKNGKNKSSEENADDNIMTEKNGKNKSSEENADDNIIREENGKNKSSQENSDDNIMTEEYGENKNSHENSEDNIMTEEYGKNKSPQENIDDNIIPEKNGENKNSQQNSDHNIMTEKNGENKNSQQNSDHNIMTEEYEKNKNSQENTDDNIMTEGYGKNKNSEKNKEEDIASYEIDKNRISHENDQEHFTPYESRINKEFHTNVDYNIVSGDNEEKGISVKNISEDIIPDGKGKNIQDDIILEENGENKNFEENIEEDKISDKTQKSKISHENAEGHFTPYESGKNKISDENDVEYNISDINTNKDQEEVESKRIFETNDNINKHISSSDNNKINKMKQNNILINESQDKNIDVHNKLDKILKNEHVTSDESLEKIKEENGNTRKNKGSINNEEKIEEEKENVKNDETIIGKKEENTESDDLKIQKISNENINKNILYTDNYNKDKSYNAQGGTHGENDETTNGTNISNDGLDKNVKIDQYISKGENILQENKEDIIPSVTINNSLGDKYVKENLSPEDIKKMEVAHKNIQNITSEDELGTQKKDNERNKEDKSPNGVEENHQENDKIIGEVNLSNMNMNESNIGNSDTINQHLLNEGKNIHHKGNVNSETNEMTNNSGTQNIISNEQFEKNIIRGDDIKDKMNENVKIEDETGNNIKINKYNDNAKILNELIIKNQGTQDSDADDISTNGSDKMDQIENKNENIHKINNVNVEKDKISNDKEDNIVPPEHKEHDIISDNKKKEFDNVLEIPIKGHNILDDKETITEQVEEKSIGQDKSMENNNVSTNDGKDIHIQEEDIKGNIINNVNDKHSESKKNNLHIDEPNKYVEEKEIKKHEIADHDIKKEFKEIQENDSNKNEPSNENILVDVNAQDDKNISKLTNDLHDQEKGTNNDSVVEHNVSDKTIGKHKFKNEKIGDIESFETNINENNEKIVDSINGNGIRQKIVQNENKNNLNNQDNKEYNEHITIPNEKIQESGYINYKKENEKDVQNQFNGNEQISSNVSQTEGERKENYIIDGENHNSTDQINNIKMEGDISSNEEHKKINSNFNDEKEIKNNTREIPIMEHNFNTNMDSVNDDKIKEEMSHIKNMEYVVDSFDKIDNAPNEQNIIDHNGKHSVIKGEIKEDTKHEKENAKQMNEEIKNVKEQEIEHERKNETKEEKEQSIKEGKNKEFEEGRNKEFEEGRNKEFEEGRNKEFEEGRNKEFEEGRNKEFEEGRNKEFEDGRNKEFEEGRNKEFEERRNKEFEEGRNKEFEEGKNKEIKEVNDKKFEEGKNKEIKEGNKKKVQEQNDKKFNEEIEKLIEEGNEKEIKEGRNKEIRERNDKEINEGNDKNFEKEIEKQSEEANEKEIKEGNDKIFEEGNYKEINEGKNKEFEEGNNKDVKEENEKEINEGNEEEINEGNEKEIKEGNEKEIKEGNDKKFEEGNDKEIKEGNDKEIKEGDYKKFEEEIEKQIEEGNDKEIEEEIEKKIEEANDKKFEEGNDKEIKEGNEKEINEGNDKEIKEGEYKKFEEETEKQIEEGNDKEIKEGEYKKFEEETEKQIEEGNDKEIEEEIEKKIEEANEKKIKEENDKKFEEGNDKEVKEENDKEVKKGNDKEFEEGNDKKFEEGNDKEIKEGNEKEIKEGNEKEIKEGNEKEIKEGNEKEIKEGNDKNFEEDDYKKFEEGKNKEFEERMNKEFEERMNKEFEEGNKKVVEEGNKKVVEGGRNKEFEEGKNKQFEEVMNKVIKEGNEKEINEGNDKEINEGEYKKFEEETEKQIEEGNDKEIKEGDHKKFEEKIEKQVEEGMNKVIKEGNEKEINEGNDKEIKEGEYKKFEEEIEKQIEKENNKEIKELNDKKIKEANDKEINEGNNNTIEVGTEKENKDKKEDKLAPQEFSSDMVKGNEKNVEISESNNNINNKIDSEYTKFPDNLNNNSNASEDDKKKEKVINDIIDNVMHDYDNSMKDDKKASDINDKIDKLGDIVENTKNISEGKNSFPYKYYTDTKSVHKIIYKKSKDGEMERKKFIIVGQNNFIIDSDDMKNPYPKKLSDEVNKHLEEQINKDISNTLSKDEKEKKEKKYAYSNTFKYAGATVLAGLFVLLASVLVFKKVKGFTYKNNDYTNDLQYHFNSVILLDEEKGKDTDCGTISYMDESWS